In Paracoccus aminophilus JCM 7686, a single window of DNA contains:
- a CDS encoding ABC transporter permease — MWLDLIRRERPSTALMLLVPLIAVAFAAAASAALFTITGKPVGAALYALLIEPFMTRSAFSEVLLKMGPLLLIAQGLAIGFRAQIFNIGAEGQFVLGAIFAAAIPVYFPDSTSIWLWPLMMVMGALGGALWAGLAAFWRVRTNANEILVTLMLGFVATQLLNYLLLGPWKDPMGFNFPQTVMFQYEAMLPTLIPGTRVNVSFLFAIAATLLAWVYVKRSFSGYQLMVGGLAPDAASYAGFRESRAVWISLLIGGLAAGLAGAAEVAGPVGQLQRSISTGYGFAAIIVAYLGGLNPLGMVFSSFLLAVIYIGGDNAMVSAELPVASVRLFQGLVLIAYLAALTWIRYRVQWRKRGATQDGGRA, encoded by the coding sequence ATGTGGCTTGACCTTATCCGCCGCGAGCGGCCCTCGACCGCCCTTATGCTTCTGGTGCCGCTGATCGCCGTGGCCTTCGCCGCCGCGGCCAGCGCCGCTTTGTTCACGATCACCGGCAAACCGGTCGGCGCGGCGCTTTACGCGCTCTTGATCGAGCCCTTCATGACGCGCTCGGCCTTTTCCGAAGTGCTGCTCAAGATGGGTCCGCTTTTGCTGATCGCGCAGGGGCTGGCGATCGGGTTTCGCGCGCAGATCTTCAACATCGGAGCCGAGGGTCAGTTCGTGCTCGGCGCGATCTTTGCCGCCGCGATTCCGGTCTATTTCCCGGATTCGACCTCGATCTGGCTCTGGCCTTTGATGATGGTCATGGGCGCGCTTGGCGGCGCGCTTTGGGCGGGGCTTGCCGCCTTCTGGCGGGTTCGGACCAATGCCAATGAGATCCTCGTCACTTTGATGCTGGGCTTTGTCGCGACGCAGCTTCTGAACTATCTGCTGCTCGGGCCGTGGAAAGACCCGATGGGCTTCAACTTCCCGCAAACGGTGATGTTCCAATACGAGGCGATGCTGCCGACGCTGATCCCCGGCACGCGGGTCAATGTCTCGTTCCTCTTTGCGATTGCCGCGACGCTGCTCGCTTGGGTCTATGTCAAGCGCAGCTTCTCGGGCTATCAGCTGATGGTCGGCGGGCTGGCGCCTGATGCGGCGAGCTATGCGGGCTTTCGCGAAAGCCGCGCGGTCTGGATCTCGCTGCTGATTGGCGGGCTGGCGGCGGGTCTGGCGGGGGCGGCGGAAGTTGCCGGGCCAGTCGGGCAGTTGCAGCGCTCGATCTCGACGGGCTACGGCTTTGCCGCGATCATCGTGGCCTATCTCGGCGGACTCAATCCGCTTGGCATGGTGTTTTCGTCCTTCCTGCTCGCGGTGATCTATATCGGCGGCGACAATGCGATGGTCTCGGCCGAGCTGCCGGTCGCTTCGGTGCGGCTTTTCCAGGGGCTGGTGTTGATTGCCTATCTCGCGGCACTGACCTGGATCCGCTACCGCGTGCAATGGCGCAAACGCGGCGCGACGCAAGACGGAGGCCGGGCATGA
- the glpK gene encoding glycerol kinase GlpK, translated as MVILALDQGTTSSRAIVFDTALHPLASAQQEFPQHMPASGWVEHDAADLWATTAATARAAIERAGKSSREISAIGITNQRETTVIWNRKTGRPIHRAIVWQDRRTAETCQRLKAEGHEEAVSEATGLLLDPYFSATKIGWILDHVEGARASAQAGELAFGTVDSWLIWNLTGGKTHATDATNAARTLLYDIRKGAWSEDLCRLFNVPMALLPEVRDSAAAYGLTRSDLFGAEIPILGVAGDQQAATVGQACFQPGMMKSTYGTGCFALLNTGPQLVRSKDRLLTTIAYQLDGKPTYALEGSIFIAGAVVQWLRDGLGLIAKAGETQALAARADAGQDVVLVPAFTGLGAPYWDPDARGSIFGLTRATGPAELARAALESVGYQTRDLWEAMRKGWPGATETVLRVDGGMSANEPAMQFLADMLGAPVDRPKNVETTAKGAAYLAGWKAGLLPDPADYAKGWELNRRFTPAMEEAERERRYARWKRAVAATMSV; from the coding sequence ATGGTGATACTCGCGCTCGATCAGGGGACGACCTCGTCCCGCGCCATTGTCTTTGACACGGCCCTTCATCCGCTGGCGAGCGCGCAGCAGGAATTTCCCCAACATATGCCCGCCTCGGGCTGGGTCGAACATGACGCGGCGGATCTTTGGGCGACCACCGCCGCCACCGCCCGCGCCGCGATCGAGCGGGCGGGCAAAAGCAGCCGCGAGATTTCCGCGATCGGCATCACCAACCAGCGCGAAACCACGGTGATCTGGAACCGCAAGACCGGCCGCCCGATCCATCGCGCCATCGTCTGGCAAGACCGCCGCACCGCCGAGACCTGCCAGCGCCTCAAGGCCGAGGGCCATGAAGAAGCCGTCAGCGAGGCCACCGGGCTTCTGCTCGATCCCTATTTCTCGGCCACGAAAATCGGCTGGATCCTCGATCACGTCGAGGGCGCGCGGGCCTCGGCGCAGGCGGGCGAGCTGGCTTTCGGCACGGTCGATAGCTGGCTCATCTGGAACCTCACCGGCGGCAAGACCCATGCGACCGACGCGACCAATGCCGCGCGCACGCTGCTTTATGACATCCGCAAGGGTGCGTGGAGCGAGGATCTGTGCCGCCTCTTCAACGTGCCGATGGCGCTTCTGCCCGAGGTCCGCGACAGCGCCGCCGCTTACGGGCTGACCCGCAGCGACCTCTTCGGGGCCGAGATCCCGATTCTGGGCGTCGCGGGCGATCAGCAGGCGGCGACCGTGGGTCAGGCCTGCTTCCAGCCGGGCATGATGAAATCGACCTATGGCACCGGCTGTTTCGCGCTTTTGAACACCGGGCCGCAGCTCGTCCGCTCGAAAGATCGCCTGCTCACGACGATTGCTTATCAGCTGGACGGCAAGCCGACCTATGCGCTTGAAGGCTCGATCTTTATCGCGGGGGCGGTGGTGCAATGGCTGCGCGACGGGCTGGGTCTGATCGCGAAAGCGGGCGAAACGCAGGCCTTGGCCGCGCGCGCCGATGCAGGGCAGGATGTCGTCCTCGTGCCCGCTTTCACCGGGCTGGGCGCGCCCTATTGGGACCCCGATGCGCGCGGCTCGATCTTTGGCCTGACCCGCGCGACCGGCCCTGCCGAACTGGCCCGCGCGGCCTTGGAAAGCGTCGGCTATCAGACCCGCGATCTCTGGGAGGCGATGCGCAAGGGCTGGCCCGGCGCGACGGAAACCGTGCTGCGCGTCGATGGCGGCATGAGCGCGAATGAACCGGCGATGCAGTTTCTCGCCGATATGCTCGGCGCGCCGGTCGACCGCCCGAAGAATGTCGAGACGACCGCCAAAGGCGCGGCCTATCTCGCCGGATGGAAGGCCGGGCTTTTGCCCGACCCTGCCGATTATGCGAAAGGCTGGGAGCTCAACCGCCGCTTCACTCCGGCGATGGAGGAGGCCGAACGCGAGCGCCGCTATGCGCGCTGGAAACGCGCGGTCGCGGCGACCATGTCGGTCTAA
- the glpD gene encoding glycerol-3-phosphate dehydrogenase — translation MTTDLFIIGGGINGCGIARDAVGRGLTVRLAEQGDLAQATSSKSTKLFHGGLRYLEFLEIRLVREALQERETLLRAMPHIARPMRFVLPLDPEMRFDSDTPVSRTLARLMPWEKGRRPAILIRAGLFLYDHLGGRKILPGTTALKLPGSPEGAPLKDRLKRAYEYSDVWVDDARLVALNARDAAERGALIETRAQVAEARREGDLWRVTMADGQVHYARALVNAGGPWVGHLIHDVIHLDTRQNVRLVRGSHIVVPKLYDHDKAYFFQGADGRIIFAIPYQQGEFTLIGTTDKDHREAPQDAVCTPEEQDYLCNFASQYFKKPVTRDQIVWTYSGVRPLYDDGAKSATAATRDYVLAVDDKGAPCLNVFGGKITTYRRLAEHALEKLAPFFPEAGPGWTAGVPLPGGAFPVDGVPALVATLRQKHGYDEATALRLVRAYGTEAQTIAARPQGRDFGAGLREAELGWMIDHEFALTGEDALWRRSKLGLHLSEDQAQAVSDWMAERVASSV, via the coding sequence GTGACCACGGACCTTTTCATCATCGGTGGCGGCATCAACGGCTGCGGCATTGCCCGCGACGCCGTCGGCCGCGGCCTGACCGTGCGACTTGCCGAGCAAGGCGATCTCGCACAGGCGACCTCTTCGAAATCGACCAAGCTTTTCCACGGCGGCCTGCGCTATCTCGAGTTTCTCGAGATCCGGCTGGTCCGCGAGGCTTTGCAAGAGCGCGAGACCCTGCTGCGTGCGATGCCCCATATCGCGCGGCCGATGCGCTTCGTGCTGCCGCTCGATCCCGAGATGCGTTTCGACAGCGACACGCCGGTCTCGCGCACCTTGGCGCGGCTGATGCCCTGGGAAAAGGGTCGTCGCCCGGCGATCCTGATCCGCGCGGGGCTTTTCCTTTACGACCATCTCGGCGGGCGCAAGATCCTGCCCGGGACGACCGCGCTCAAGCTGCCCGGCTCGCCCGAGGGCGCGCCGCTGAAGGACCGGCTCAAGCGCGCCTATGAATATAGCGATGTCTGGGTCGATGACGCCCGGCTCGTGGCGCTGAATGCCCGCGACGCGGCCGAGCGCGGCGCGCTGATCGAGACCCGCGCGCAAGTGGCCGAGGCCCGGCGCGAGGGCGATCTCTGGCGCGTCACCATGGCCGATGGGCAGGTCCATTACGCCCGCGCGCTCGTCAACGCGGGTGGGCCTTGGGTCGGGCATCTGATCCATGACGTGATCCATCTCGACACGCGCCAGAATGTCCGGCTGGTGCGCGGCAGCCATATCGTGGTCCCGAAGCTTTACGACCACGACAAAGCCTATTTTTTCCAGGGCGCGGATGGCCGCATCATCTTTGCGATCCCCTATCAGCAGGGCGAGTTCACGCTGATCGGCACCACCGACAAGGACCACCGCGAGGCGCCGCAGGATGCCGTCTGCACGCCCGAGGAACAGGACTACCTGTGCAATTTCGCCAGCCAGTATTTCAAGAAACCGGTGACGCGCGACCAAATCGTCTGGACCTATTCCGGCGTGCGCCCGCTTTACGATGACGGCGCGAAATCGGCGACGGCGGCGACGCGGGATTATGTGCTCGCGGTCGATGACAAGGGCGCGCCCTGCCTGAACGTCTTTGGCGGCAAGATCACCACCTATCGCCGTCTGGCCGAACATGCGCTGGAAAAGCTCGCCCCCTTCTTCCCCGAGGCAGGCCCGGGCTGGACCGCTGGCGTGCCGCTGCCCGGCGGGGCCTTCCCGGTCGATGGCGTGCCCGCGCTGGTCGCGACCCTGCGCCAAAAGCACGGCTATGACGAGGCCACTGCTTTGCGGCTCGTGCGCGCCTATGGCACCGAGGCCCAGACCATCGCCGCCCGCCCACAGGGACGCGATTTCGGCGCGGGTCTGAGGGAGGCCGAGCTCGGCTGGATGATCGACCACGAATTCGCCTTGACCGGCGAGGATGCGCTCTGGCGGCGCTCGAAGCTTGGCTTGCATCTGTCCGAGGATCAGGCGCAGGCGGTCAGCGACTGGATGGCCGAACGCGTCGCGTCGTCGGTCTAG
- a CDS encoding BMP family ABC transporter substrate-binding protein, whose protein sequence is MTLNRRDFLGAAAATSVLAGLGLTRATAAEPLNIALITPSPIADVGWSRSLATGLEEVNKELGGALKLTFIDKINEGPDADRIMEKAVADGNKIVIAGSFGYMNGAMQLARRHPDVAVLHASGFKTLPNFSNFTARNYEGTYLMGMAAASVTKSKKLGVVGAFPIPELLASNSAFALGAQAIDPTIEVSVVWVNSWFDPAKEQDSAKALIAQGCDVVFSNAQDTPSVVALCEKEGVYTFNLNSTMKKYAPTKYLGVVLTDWAPYFKREIDAKIAGTFEGTANWLGIKDGVIKCVDWSADLSAEIVEKIKAAEAAIADGSHPPFAGPVIKDDGTELAAAGTNMTDEQLWPMDWQVKGIVTPLPK, encoded by the coding sequence ATGACGTTGAACCGCCGCGATTTTCTGGGCGCAGCTGCTGCGACCAGTGTGTTGGCCGGTCTTGGCCTCACCCGCGCCACTGCGGCCGAACCGCTTAACATCGCGCTGATCACGCCCTCGCCGATCGCCGATGTCGGCTGGTCGCGCTCGCTGGCCACCGGGCTGGAAGAGGTCAACAAAGAGCTGGGCGGCGCGCTGAAGCTGACCTTCATCGACAAGATCAACGAAGGCCCGGATGCGGACCGCATCATGGAAAAAGCGGTGGCCGACGGCAACAAGATCGTCATCGCGGGCTCGTTTGGCTATATGAACGGCGCGATGCAGCTGGCACGCCGCCACCCCGATGTCGCGGTGCTCCATGCCTCGGGCTTCAAGACGCTGCCGAATTTCTCGAATTTCACCGCGCGCAACTATGAGGGCACCTACCTCATGGGTATGGCCGCGGCCTCGGTGACCAAATCGAAGAAACTGGGCGTCGTCGGCGCGTTCCCGATCCCGGAACTGTTGGCTTCGAACAGCGCCTTTGCGCTGGGTGCGCAGGCGATTGATCCCACGATCGAGGTTTCGGTCGTCTGGGTGAACTCGTGGTTCGACCCGGCCAAGGAACAGGATTCGGCCAAGGCGCTGATCGCGCAGGGCTGCGACGTGGTCTTCTCGAATGCGCAGGACACGCCCTCGGTGGTGGCTCTGTGCGAGAAAGAGGGCGTCTATACGTTCAATCTGAACTCGACGATGAAGAAATATGCGCCGACGAAATATCTCGGCGTGGTGCTGACCGATTGGGCGCCCTATTTCAAACGCGAGATCGACGCCAAGATCGCGGGCACCTTCGAGGGCACGGCAAACTGGCTGGGCATCAAGGACGGCGTCATCAAATGCGTCGATTGGAGCGCGGATCTCTCGGCTGAGATCGTCGAGAAGATCAAGGCCGCCGAGGCCGCGATTGCCGACGGCAGCCACCCGCCCTTCGCCGGTCCGGTCATCAAGGATGACGGCACCGAGCTTGCCGCAGCCGGGACCAATATGACCGACGAGCAGCTCTGGCCGATGGACTGGCAGGTCAAAGGCATCGTGACCCCGCTGCCGAAGTAA
- a CDS encoding ABC transporter permease: MSAIEFILSGMLAAATPFLLAALGELVAEKSGVMNLGLEGIMALGAVIGFICVYHGGPHLLAFLAAGVIGVLAALILAVLALEFRADQVAAGLAVGIFGQGLAALIGKPYESLTTTGLSQIAIPGLASLPMVGGLFKQDAVTWLTLIAALVIALVLSKSRLGLVIRAVGENPQAARAIGYPVIRIRYATVAFGGLMAGFAGAYAATVYTPMWADGMIAGRGWIALALVVFGTWVTGRVFAGALLFGALSLAELAAQAKGVHLPSQLLAAMPYLVTIIILGVISSNKLRMKRNSVASLGKPF, translated from the coding sequence ATGAGCGCGATCGAATTCATTCTCTCGGGGATGCTGGCGGCGGCCACGCCCTTCCTGCTCGCCGCTTTGGGAGAGCTGGTGGCCGAGAAATCCGGGGTGATGAACCTTGGGCTTGAGGGCATCATGGCGCTTGGCGCGGTGATCGGCTTCATTTGCGTCTATCACGGCGGCCCGCATCTTCTGGCCTTTCTGGCCGCCGGCGTGATCGGGGTTCTGGCCGCGCTGATCCTTGCGGTTCTGGCGCTCGAGTTCCGTGCCGATCAGGTGGCCGCAGGGCTTGCCGTCGGGATTTTCGGGCAAGGTCTGGCCGCGCTGATCGGCAAACCCTATGAGAGCCTGACCACCACCGGTCTCTCGCAAATCGCCATTCCGGGGCTCGCGTCGCTGCCGATGGTCGGCGGGCTCTTCAAGCAGGATGCGGTGACCTGGCTCACGCTGATCGCGGCGCTGGTGATTGCGCTGGTCCTAAGCAAGTCGCGGCTGGGTCTGGTCATTCGCGCGGTCGGAGAAAACCCGCAAGCGGCGCGTGCCATCGGCTATCCGGTGATCCGCATCCGCTATGCGACCGTGGCCTTTGGCGGGCTGATGGCGGGCTTTGCCGGGGCCTATGCCGCGACGGTTTACACGCCGATGTGGGCGGATGGCATGATCGCGGGGCGCGGCTGGATCGCGCTGGCGCTGGTCGTCTTCGGCACTTGGGTGACGGGTCGGGTCTTTGCCGGTGCGCTTCTCTTTGGGGCTTTGTCGCTGGCCGAGCTGGCCGCGCAGGCCAAGGGCGTGCATCTGCCCTCGCAGCTGCTGGCGGCCATGCCCTATCTGGTGACGATCATCATTCTGGGCGTGATTTCCTCGAACAAGCTGCGGATGAAGCGCAATTCGGTCGCCTCGCTCGGGAAGCCCTTCTGA
- a CDS encoding energy transducer TonB family protein: protein MSAAQGWMRDSALWAGAGAVVLAAHIGGAVWLMNRAEASQVAGLPDPVYVELAAMPEAAAPLAEDEMIEQVDQPDPTPEPEPEPEPEPEPEVVDFTPPPLPEMVPLPDMSTLVPVKEAVVLDRPEPRPEPKKEEPEKKVVEKQPEKKKEPPKERKKKPEQQIESQKTTRLQAEQGTRTAAPSAQVGARASQKQVASWQSKVQGTVARHMQRARINRSRGATVVINVSFTVSASGQVTNARVLSSTGDSSMDSVISRQAARLPSLPPPPSGASTQVTFPVEIHAR from the coding sequence ATGAGCGCGGCTCAGGGCTGGATGCGCGACAGCGCGCTTTGGGCCGGCGCCGGCGCGGTGGTGCTCGCCGCGCATATCGGCGGCGCGGTCTGGCTGATGAACCGGGCCGAGGCCTCGCAGGTCGCGGGCCTACCCGATCCGGTCTATGTCGAGCTGGCCGCCATGCCCGAAGCCGCAGCGCCGCTGGCCGAAGATGAGATGATCGAGCAGGTCGATCAGCCCGATCCCACCCCAGAGCCGGAACCAGAGCCCGAGCCTGAGCCCGAACCGGAGGTCGTCGATTTCACCCCGCCGCCGCTGCCCGAAATGGTGCCCTTGCCCGACATGAGCACGCTCGTGCCGGTCAAAGAGGCTGTCGTGCTCGACCGTCCCGAACCGCGCCCCGAGCCGAAGAAGGAAGAGCCCGAGAAGAAGGTCGTCGAGAAGCAGCCGGAAAAGAAGAAAGAGCCGCCGAAAGAGCGCAAGAAAAAGCCCGAGCAGCAGATCGAATCGCAAAAGACGACCCGGCTTCAGGCAGAGCAGGGCACCCGCACGGCGGCGCCCTCGGCGCAGGTCGGCGCGCGCGCCAGCCAAAAGCAGGTCGCGAGCTGGCAAAGCAAGGTGCAGGGCACTGTCGCGCGCCATATGCAGCGCGCCCGCATCAACCGCTCGCGCGGGGCGACGGTGGTCATCAATGTCAGCTTCACCGTTTCGGCGAGCGGTCAGGTGACCAATGCCCGCGTGCTCAGCTCGACCGGCGATTCCAGCATGGATTCGGTCATCAGCCGTCAGGCCGCGCGCCTGCCCTCTCTGCCCCCGCCGCCCTCTGGCGCCTCGACGCAGGTGACCTTCCCGGTCGAGATCCACGCGCGTTAA
- a CDS encoding ABC transporter ATP-binding protein, which yields MTALLRLEGVSKSYGTVQANKSIDLTVDEASIHAILGENGAGKSTLMKLIYGVEEPDQGRVVWQGRETRIDAPSTARRLGIGMVFQHFSLFETLTVVENIALVVPGKRAELAVKVRDFGARFGLEVDPFASVHSLSMGERQRVEIIRCLLLNPKLLILDEPTSVLPPQSVERLFETLRLLREEGVSILFISHKLEEIRAICDAATVLRAGQVVERVDPRQASAADLARMMIGRDMPAAQPGLAHDLGEERLRLERVNHTPDDPFGVTLANVSLSLRGGEILGIAGISGNGQKELVRLISGETRLGRAGRDSIRLMGQPAGHLGAAARRELGFAFVPEERLGRGAVPDMTLADNTLLTAHARGMVRAGLIQRGRERDYTRRCIEEFDVRTAGPDVEAANLSGGNLQKFIMGREIHLGPKLLLCSQPTWGVDIGAATEIRRRLVALRDQGTAILILSDELSELFEICDRLQVLHHGELSPSLMTAATNSAEIGEYMLGRASKENDHVA from the coding sequence ATGACTGCGTTGCTTCGACTGGAAGGCGTCTCGAAATCTTACGGGACGGTTCAGGCCAACAAAAGCATCGACCTCACGGTCGATGAAGCCTCGATTCATGCCATTTTGGGCGAAAACGGCGCGGGTAAATCCACGCTGATGAAGCTGATCTATGGCGTCGAGGAGCCCGATCAGGGGCGTGTCGTCTGGCAGGGTCGCGAGACCCGCATCGACGCGCCCTCGACCGCGCGGCGTCTGGGCATCGGCATGGTGTTCCAGCATTTCTCGCTGTTCGAGACGCTGACGGTCGTGGAAAACATTGCGCTTGTCGTCCCCGGCAAGCGTGCCGAACTGGCGGTGAAGGTGCGCGATTTCGGCGCACGCTTCGGGCTCGAGGTCGATCCTTTCGCCTCGGTCCATTCGCTGTCGATGGGCGAGCGTCAGCGGGTGGAGATCATCCGCTGTCTGCTTTTGAACCCCAAGTTGCTGATCCTTGACGAGCCGACCTCGGTCCTGCCGCCGCAAAGCGTCGAGCGGCTGTTCGAGACCTTGCGGCTTTTGCGCGAGGAAGGGGTCTCGATCCTCTTCATCTCGCATAAGCTCGAGGAAATCCGCGCGATCTGCGATGCGGCGACAGTGCTGCGCGCCGGGCAGGTGGTCGAGCGCGTCGATCCCCGTCAGGCCAGCGCGGCTGATCTGGCGCGGATGATGATCGGGCGCGACATGCCCGCCGCCCAACCGGGCCTTGCCCATGATCTGGGCGAGGAGCGGCTGCGGCTCGAGCGCGTCAATCACACGCCGGACGATCCCTTTGGCGTGACGCTCGCGAATGTCTCGCTGAGCCTGCGCGGCGGCGAAATCCTCGGCATCGCCGGGATTTCCGGAAATGGCCAGAAAGAGCTCGTGCGGCTGATCTCGGGCGAGACGCGGCTGGGGCGCGCCGGGCGCGACAGCATCCGCCTGATGGGCCAGCCCGCCGGGCATCTGGGGGCTGCCGCACGCCGCGAGCTCGGTTTCGCCTTCGTCCCCGAAGAGCGTCTGGGCCGGGGTGCCGTCCCGGATATGACTTTGGCCGACAACACGCTTCTGACCGCCCATGCGCGCGGGATGGTGCGCGCCGGTCTGATCCAGCGCGGGCGGGAACGCGATTACACCCGCCGCTGCATCGAGGAATTCGATGTCCGCACCGCCGGGCCGGATGTCGAGGCCGCGAACCTTTCGGGCGGCAATCTTCAGAAGTTCATCATGGGCCGCGAGATCCATCTTGGGCCGAAGCTGCTTCTGTGCTCGCAGCCGACTTGGGGCGTCGATATCGGCGCCGCGACCGAGATCCGCCGCCGCCTTGTCGCCTTGCGCGATCAGGGCACGGCGATCCTGATCCTGTCGGATGAACTCTCCGAGCTTTTCGAGATCTGCGACCGTTTGCAGGTGCTGCACCACGGTGAATTGTCGCCCTCGCTGATGACGGCTGCGACCAATTCGGCCGAGATCGGCGAATATATGCTGGGCCGCGCGTCCAAAGAGAATGACCATGTGGCTTGA
- the exbD gene encoding TonB system transport protein ExbD codes for MAGGIRESHGGGGDDLAENHEINVTPFIDVMLVLLIIFMVAAPLATVDVNIDLPVSNATPVQRPDKPIYLTIQPDLTVNLGNDPVAKDALQTALDAQTKGDREQRIFLRADKVVAYGDVMEVMNELRRAGYLKIALIGLEATPADQVATPAAGAAQ; via the coding sequence ATGGCTGGTGGCATCCGCGAATCCCATGGCGGCGGGGGCGATGATCTCGCCGAGAACCACGAGATCAACGTCACGCCCTTCATCGACGTGATGCTGGTGCTGCTGATCATCTTCATGGTGGCAGCGCCGCTGGCGACGGTGGATGTGAACATCGACCTGCCGGTCTCGAATGCTACCCCGGTTCAGCGCCCCGACAAGCCGATTTACCTGACGATCCAACCCGATCTGACGGTCAATCTTGGCAATGATCCGGTGGCAAAAGACGCGCTGCAAACCGCGCTCGACGCCCAGACCAAGGGCGACCGCGAGCAGCGCATCTTCCTGCGCGCCGACAAGGTCGTGGCTTACGGCGATGTCATGGAAGTGATGAACGAGCTGCGCCGCGCGGGCTATCTCAAGATCGCGCTGATCGGGCTCGAAGCCACCCCGGCGGATCAGGTTGCGACCCCCGCCGCAGGAGCCGCACAATGA
- a CDS encoding aromatic ring-hydroxylating oxygenase subunit alpha, giving the protein MINDPVIRNEWYPVAMASSVNAGIERQTMLLGEPIRVYKGAQGPAVVAADGSVLAVKVAYGHVWASFGKPAKLFEIPEADQPGRRLVDVGAVRVKCSPLRAVENFLDIAHFPFVHTDVLGAEPHTEVYRYQVEIREDVDEVWATKVKFYQPQAAKSAEGGIETDYLYRVAAPTCAVLYKTCPPRPEEMDVIGIFVQPLTEELCDAWPWMALFDDDSELADMIQFQQMIFLQDRSILENQLPRKLPLDPGLEIPTRADMTSIAYRRWLKKRGFTYGAQLVAA; this is encoded by the coding sequence ATGATCAACGATCCTGTTATCCGCAACGAATGGTATCCGGTGGCGATGGCCTCATCGGTCAATGCCGGGATCGAGCGCCAGACCATGCTTCTGGGCGAGCCGATCCGCGTCTATAAAGGCGCGCAGGGCCCGGCGGTGGTCGCGGCCGATGGCTCGGTGCTGGCGGTGAAGGTGGCTTACGGCCATGTCTGGGCCTCTTTCGGCAAGCCCGCGAAGCTTTTCGAGATCCCCGAGGCCGATCAGCCCGGCCGTCGTCTGGTCGATGTCGGCGCGGTGCGGGTGAAATGCTCGCCCCTGCGCGCGGTCGAGAATTTCCTCGACATCGCGCATTTCCCCTTCGTTCACACCGATGTTCTGGGCGCTGAGCCCCATACCGAGGTCTATCGCTATCAGGTCGAGATCCGCGAGGATGTCGATGAGGTCTGGGCGACCAAGGTGAAGTTCTATCAGCCGCAGGCCGCGAAATCGGCCGAGGGCGGGATCGAGACGGATTACCTCTACCGCGTCGCGGCTCCGACCTGCGCGGTGCTTTACAAGACCTGCCCGCCGCGTCCTGAAGAGATGGATGTGATCGGCATTTTCGTTCAGCCGCTGACCGAAGAGCTCTGCGACGCCTGGCCGTGGATGGCGCTCTTCGACGACGACTCCGAGCTGGCCGACATGATCCAGTTCCAGCAGATGATCTTCCTGCAAGACCGCTCGATCCTTGAAAACCAGCTGCCGCGCAAGCTGCCGCTGGATCCCGGTCTTGAAATTCCGACCCGCGCCGACATGACCTCGATCGCTTATCGGCGCTGGCTGAAGAAGCGCGGCTTTACCTATGGCGCGCAATTGGTGGCGGCATGA
- a CDS encoding glutathione S-transferase family protein — MILYDYVLSPNCYKARLMAALTEQKLDLKALDVYPGNAHKQPAFLALNPAGTVPVLTTGALTLTDSAAILVYLAKRAGGWLGEDTPEGAALVQNWLAFAQGLTDSLGVARLHDMLTVPVDIEAARARGIAALRALEAALFEGRLAGRAFLLGDAPSIADIACFPHVALAEDGGVTLAPYPSVRLWLRAVRALPGFIEMPGIHRLHDQKPEPGISHHGD; from the coding sequence ATGATTCTTTACGACTACGTTCTCAGCCCGAATTGCTACAAGGCGCGCCTGATGGCGGCGCTGACGGAGCAAAAGCTCGATCTCAAGGCGCTGGATGTCTATCCGGGCAATGCCCATAAGCAGCCGGCGTTTCTGGCGCTGAACCCCGCGGGCACCGTGCCGGTGCTGACGACGGGCGCGCTGACCCTGACCGATTCCGCCGCGATCCTCGTCTATCTGGCGAAGCGCGCCGGGGGCTGGCTGGGGGAGGACACGCCCGAAGGCGCGGCGCTGGTCCAGAACTGGCTGGCCTTCGCGCAGGGCCTGACCGACAGCCTTGGCGTGGCGCGGCTCCACGATATGCTGACGGTGCCGGTCGATATCGAGGCTGCCCGCGCGCGCGGGATCGCCGCGCTGCGCGCGCTTGAGGCCGCGCTCTTCGAGGGGCGTCTGGCCGGGCGCGCCTTCCTTTTGGGCGATGCGCCGAGCATTGCCGATATTGCCTGCTTCCCCCATGTCGCTTTGGCCGAAGACGGCGGCGTGACCTTGGCCCCCTATCCCTCGGTCCGGCTCTGGCTGCGCGCCGTCCGCGCTCTGCCGGGCTTCATCGAGATGCCGGGCATCCACCGCCTTCACGATCAGAAGCCGGAACCGGGGATCAGTCATCACGGCGACTGA